Proteins from one Terriglobia bacterium genomic window:
- a CDS encoding carboxypeptidase-like regulatory domain-containing protein, protein MIARMACCFGFFFAAMAAVAQPAAKPPAAPAGAFQISGTLVDSTNDQPLAHARVAIAPVSDRSAFTAIVTSDDGRFVFRRLAAGKYTLTAQRPGYLTQSFNQHDQFSSSIAVGAGLDSGDLVFRLAPEAAISGVITDEVGDPVRQAQVLLFQAGIAGGADGVRLRSRTVTDDEGAYRFGHLMPGKYLVAVSAKPWYAQPAVSPDAGGHQVFQPQGGAVTSHSREGSAPLPVDEKTAALDVAYPITFYPGAADPAAGAQIPLALGEKAIANVTLQPVPAAHFRVWRDEKAGQQRYPSLEVRLFDTTVSLQSEIQAESAGYVFISGVAPGHYSLKINDYSSGSMQNISTREVDVSASGDVETPQAASRAQVTVSVQLEAGARLAPQSAIRLYNKNTSEAFVERANSKGEFEFKSGVPPGTYELSITNSTGLFVKSVSSSGAKPIGRTVEIKGSSPLTLALVVGLGQAQIKGVALRDDKPLSGAMVLLVPADPAHNQVLFRRDQSDSDGTFTLAEVVPGKYTLLALENGWDLEWTKPAVLKPFLPQGESITVLPNGKQEFKLKVQQVPTAGAQP, encoded by the coding sequence ATGATCGCGCGCATGGCATGCTGCTTCGGCTTTTTCTTCGCAGCGATGGCCGCCGTCGCCCAGCCGGCCGCCAAGCCGCCGGCCGCGCCCGCTGGAGCTTTCCAGATCAGCGGAACATTGGTGGATTCCACCAACGACCAACCGCTGGCCCACGCGCGCGTAGCCATTGCCCCGGTCAGCGACCGCAGCGCATTTACCGCGATTGTCACCAGCGATGATGGCCGATTCGTTTTCCGCCGGCTGGCGGCGGGCAAATACACGCTCACCGCGCAGCGGCCCGGTTACCTAACGCAGTCTTTCAACCAGCATGATCAGTTTTCTTCGTCCATCGCTGTGGGCGCCGGCTTGGATTCCGGCGATCTGGTTTTTCGTCTGGCGCCGGAAGCCGCCATCTCCGGCGTGATTACTGACGAAGTTGGCGATCCGGTGCGCCAGGCGCAGGTCCTGCTGTTTCAGGCCGGGATCGCCGGCGGAGCGGACGGCGTCCGCCTGCGCAGCCGCACCGTGACTGACGATGAAGGCGCGTATCGCTTTGGCCATCTCATGCCCGGCAAGTATCTGGTGGCCGTCTCCGCCAAGCCGTGGTACGCGCAACCCGCGGTTTCTCCGGACGCCGGCGGCCATCAGGTATTTCAGCCCCAGGGCGGCGCGGTGACCAGCCACTCCCGGGAGGGTTCCGCCCCGCTCCCAGTGGACGAAAAAACCGCCGCGTTAGATGTCGCCTACCCCATCACGTTTTATCCCGGCGCCGCGGATCCGGCGGCAGGAGCGCAGATTCCACTGGCACTGGGAGAGAAAGCCATCGCCAACGTCACTCTGCAGCCGGTTCCTGCGGCGCATTTTCGCGTTTGGAGGGATGAGAAGGCAGGCCAGCAACGCTATCCTTCCTTGGAAGTCCGGCTGTTTGACACCACCGTTTCCCTGCAAAGCGAGATCCAGGCCGAATCTGCCGGCTACGTTTTCATCAGTGGCGTCGCGCCCGGACATTACAGTCTGAAGATCAACGACTACTCGAGCGGCAGCATGCAAAACATCTCCACGCGCGAGGTTGACGTAAGCGCCAGCGGCGATGTGGAAACGCCGCAGGCTGCATCGCGGGCGCAGGTGACGGTGTCCGTGCAGTTGGAAGCGGGCGCGAGGCTTGCGCCGCAGAGCGCAATCCGGCTCTATAACAAGAACACTTCAGAAGCTTTTGTGGAGCGCGCCAACAGCAAAGGCGAATTTGAATTCAAGAGCGGAGTTCCGCCGGGGACTTATGAATTGTCCATCACCAACTCGACCGGACTGTTTGTGAAAAGCGTCTCTTCGTCCGGAGCCAAACCCATTGGCCGGACCGTGGAAATCAAGGGCTCCAGTCCGCTCACGCTCGCGCTGGTGGTGGGGCTGGGCCAGGCGCAGATCAAGGGCGTGGCGCTGCGCGACGACAAGCCGCTGTCCGGCGCCATGGTCCTGCTGGTCCCCGCTGACCCCGCGCACAACCAGGTGCTCTTCCGCCGCGACCAGAGCGACAGTGACGGCACGTTCACCCTGGCTGAGGTGGTGCCCGGCAAATACACTTTGCTGGCCCTCGAAAACGGCTGGGACCTGGAATGGACCAAGCCTGCCGTGCTCAAGCCGTTTCTGCCACAAGGTGAATCCATCACCGTTCTGCCGAACGGCAAGCAGGAATTCAAGCTCAAGGTGCAGCAGGTTCCAACAGCTGGCGCACAGCCGTGA
- a CDS encoding DUF177 domain-containing protein, which yields MFIKIKDLELRKLEFDESFPPGAIDFGEDIVQKVPLQAAGRAELIREHRGGKNVVEDIRIVAKIATGIEVYCARCLEPVSNSVAELFDLIYRPLGIDAKGEEASISSAETEIGYYQGEGLLLEDVLKEQVLLALPVKQVCKPGCKGLCPQCGTNLNQSKCDCVVAVAEPRWAALEDIRKKLER from the coding sequence ATGTTTATAAAAATAAAGGATCTTGAACTCCGGAAATTGGAATTTGACGAAAGCTTCCCTCCCGGCGCGATTGATTTTGGTGAGGACATCGTCCAAAAAGTCCCGCTGCAAGCGGCAGGACGGGCGGAGTTGATTCGCGAGCACCGCGGCGGCAAGAACGTGGTGGAGGACATCCGGATCGTCGCCAAGATTGCCACGGGCATCGAGGTGTATTGCGCACGTTGCCTGGAGCCGGTGAGTAATTCTGTCGCCGAGTTGTTCGATCTGATCTACCGTCCGTTGGGCATTGACGCCAAGGGCGAAGAGGCTTCCATCAGCTCGGCGGAGACGGAAATCGGGTACTATCAAGGTGAGGGCCTGCTGCTGGAAGACGTCCTGAAAGAGCAGGTTCTACTGGCCCTGCCGGTGAAGCAAGTCTGCAAGCCCGGCTGCAAGGGGCTTTGCCCGCAATGCGGGACGAACCTGAACCAGAGCAAGTGCGATTGCGTGGTCGCGGTGGCTGAGCCGCGCTGGGCCGCTCTGGAAGATATCCGCAAGAAGCTGGAGCGGTAA
- the plsX gene encoding phosphate acyltransferase PlsX, producing the protein METLIAVDAMGSDRAPKPEVEGSLLAVQHYPGVRVLLVGPEAQLKRELAGHPSAAHSAIEVVNATQVITMHDKPVQAVRTKKDSSIHVGLRLVRDKKVVGFVTAGNTGAAMTAAKMVLGALPGVDRPALASVFPTSMGKPSILIDVGANVDSKPQNLAQFAIMGEIYFRAIFGAAKPTVGLLSVGEEETKGNDLTRHAHALLKELPLNFIGNVEGRDLYNGRVDVIVCDGFAGNVALKISEGLVDAVRYLLKESLNSTITSQVGALLARKAFTNFGRRLDYSEFGGAPLLGIKGVAIVGHGASNANAIKNAVRVAKQFHESGINQRIEQEITAARVEAAAARLEENA; encoded by the coding sequence GTGGAAACGCTCATAGCTGTTGACGCCATGGGGTCTGACCGGGCCCCCAAGCCTGAAGTGGAAGGCTCTTTGCTGGCTGTGCAGCACTATCCCGGAGTGAGGGTGCTGCTGGTCGGGCCGGAAGCGCAGCTCAAACGCGAGCTGGCTGGACATCCCTCTGCCGCGCACTCGGCCATTGAAGTGGTCAACGCCACCCAGGTCATCACCATGCACGATAAGCCGGTGCAGGCGGTGCGGACCAAGAAAGATTCCAGCATCCACGTGGGCCTGCGCCTGGTGCGCGACAAAAAAGTCGTGGGCTTCGTCACCGCCGGCAACACCGGCGCCGCCATGACCGCCGCCAAGATGGTGCTGGGCGCGCTGCCCGGCGTGGACCGCCCGGCGCTGGCCAGCGTTTTCCCCACATCCATGGGCAAGCCTTCCATCCTGATTGATGTGGGCGCCAACGTGGATTCCAAGCCCCAGAACCTGGCCCAGTTCGCCATCATGGGCGAAATCTATTTTCGCGCCATCTTCGGCGCCGCCAAGCCCACTGTGGGTCTGCTCTCCGTGGGTGAAGAAGAAACCAAGGGCAACGACCTTACCCGCCATGCCCACGCGCTGCTCAAGGAGCTGCCGCTGAATTTTATCGGCAACGTGGAAGGCCGCGATCTCTACAACGGCCGCGTGGACGTGATCGTCTGCGACGGCTTTGCCGGCAACGTGGCCCTGAAGATTTCAGAAGGCCTGGTGGATGCCGTCCGCTACCTGCTGAAAGAGTCTTTGAATTCGACCATCACTTCACAGGTGGGCGCGTTGCTGGCGCGCAAAGCGTTCACCAACTTCGGACGCCGCCTGGACTATTCCGAATTTGGCGGCGCGCCGCTGCTGGGGATCAAAGGCGTGGCCATTGTCGGCCACGGCGCGTCCAACGCCAACGCCATCAAGAACGCCGTCCGCGTGGCCAAACAGTTTCACGAGTCCGGCATCAACCAGCGCATCGAGCAGGAAATCACCGCCGCCCGCGTGGAAGCCGCGGCCGCCCGCCTGGAAGAAAACGCATGA
- a CDS encoding tetratricopeptide repeat protein: MKTDKFAETAQGAATWAAGHQSSVIWAIGLVVVVALAFAGFMTWQGRQTEQGNLALAAALRTYGAPLRPAGAAAVAGEKSYATAAERAKASQKELKAVADKFTYTGPGRMARYLGGVAAMQAGDNATAEQELKAAADLRDKEIAALAKLSLASLYRSTNRAADASKVYKDLADHPTDTVPKTRAQLELAEMYETSAPDQAAAIYQQIQKDNPKSVAAQIAGSKLNAGKQPGAMNF, translated from the coding sequence TTGAAGACTGATAAGTTCGCTGAGACCGCGCAGGGCGCCGCCACCTGGGCCGCTGGGCACCAAAGTTCTGTCATCTGGGCCATCGGGCTGGTCGTGGTCGTGGCCCTGGCGTTCGCCGGATTCATGACCTGGCAGGGCCGCCAGACTGAACAGGGCAACTTGGCGCTGGCCGCCGCGCTGCGGACTTATGGCGCGCCTCTGCGGCCGGCAGGAGCAGCCGCAGTTGCCGGGGAAAAAAGCTATGCCACCGCGGCCGAGCGGGCCAAAGCTTCGCAAAAGGAATTGAAAGCCGTCGCTGACAAATTTACCTATACCGGCCCGGGCCGCATGGCCCGTTATCTGGGCGGCGTGGCCGCCATGCAGGCGGGCGACAACGCCACCGCCGAGCAGGAACTGAAGGCCGCCGCCGACCTGCGCGACAAGGAAATCGCCGCGCTGGCCAAGCTCTCTCTGGCATCGCTCTACCGGTCAACCAACCGCGCGGCCGATGCTTCCAAGGTTTACAAAGACCTGGCGGACCATCCTACGGACACGGTCCCCAAGACGCGCGCCCAACTGGAGCTGGCGGAAATGTATGAGACTTCCGCTCCCGACCAGGCGGCCGCCATTTACCAGCAGATACAGAAGGACAACCCCAAGAGCGTCGCGGCGCAGATCGCCGGTTCCAAGCTGAACGCCGGCAAGCAGCCGGGCGCCATGAACTTCTAA
- a CDS encoding YtxH domain-containing protein, with product MKSFLAGLGIGIGIGLLFAPLSGEETRESLADRAGDLAGSTRDLVVEGRKRVRNAATALRTPAEATGTEGLGNS from the coding sequence ATGAAATCTTTTCTTGCAGGTTTAGGTATTGGCATTGGAATCGGATTGCTTTTTGCCCCGTTGAGCGGCGAAGAGACCCGTGAGAGCCTGGCGGACCGCGCCGGCGACCTCGCCGGTTCCACCCGTGATCTGGTGGTGGAAGGACGCAAGCGCGTCCGCAACGCGGCCACCGCCCTGCGTACCCCAGCCGAAGCCACGGGCACGGAAGGTTTGGGGAATTCGTAA
- a CDS encoding response regulator gives MSASRVLIVDGEESLAKLIANTLAEAGHEVTRVASGAEALAVLGSSGEYDLMLSELAMPGMDGVALLQHCKERYPDMPVILCAGTNDASVALDAIRRGAYDYLLRPFEDEQLLAITGRALEYRRLKLDNRVYQSNLESLVAARTQQLHDAMIDLERSYDTTIEIAADLQGLKDSATGVHARRVTAFTIALGRALGLDGEKIRVVARAAILHDIGMIAVPDAIIRKPGPLSPEEDRIQREHCFRGYQVLKKIPFLTEAAELVYAHEERYDGTGFPRGLKGEAIPQGARIFSVAHAFDAILTERPYRAAKGLAEARVEIAQLAGKQFDPAVVRVFLDMPDKVWMELRSEVDKQAVPSS, from the coding sequence ATGAGTGCAAGCCGCGTTCTGATCGTTGATGGCGAAGAATCCCTGGCAAAGCTGATTGCGAACACGCTGGCTGAGGCCGGCCATGAGGTCACGCGAGTTGCATCCGGCGCAGAAGCGTTGGCTGTGCTCGGCTCCAGCGGCGAGTATGATTTGATGCTCAGCGAGCTGGCCATGCCGGGTATGGATGGCGTGGCGCTCCTGCAACACTGTAAAGAACGCTACCCTGACATGCCGGTGATCCTCTGCGCCGGCACCAATGACGCTTCCGTGGCACTGGACGCCATTCGCCGCGGGGCCTACGACTACCTGCTCAGGCCTTTCGAAGATGAACAACTCCTGGCGATTACCGGACGGGCGCTGGAATACCGCCGGCTCAAGCTGGACAATCGCGTCTACCAGTCGAATCTGGAATCGCTGGTTGCGGCGCGCACCCAGCAACTCCACGACGCCATGATTGACCTGGAGCGCTCCTATGACACGACGATTGAAATCGCCGCTGACTTGCAAGGTCTCAAGGACTCAGCTACCGGCGTCCATGCCCGCCGCGTGACGGCGTTCACCATTGCTCTGGGCCGCGCGCTGGGGCTGGACGGAGAAAAAATCCGCGTGGTAGCGCGCGCCGCCATCCTACATGACATCGGCATGATCGCCGTGCCGGACGCCATCATCCGCAAGCCCGGCCCGCTCTCTCCGGAAGAGGACCGGATTCAGCGCGAGCATTGCTTCCGCGGCTACCAAGTGCTCAAAAAGATCCCGTTTCTCACTGAGGCCGCCGAACTGGTTTACGCCCATGAGGAGCGCTATGACGGGACGGGCTTCCCCCGCGGCTTGAAAGGTGAGGCCATCCCCCAGGGCGCACGGATTTTCTCCGTGGCCCACGCCTTTGACGCCATCCTCACGGAGCGCCCTTACCGCGCGGCAAAGGGCCTGGCTGAAGCGCGCGTGGAAATCGCCCAACTGGCCGGCAAACAGTTTGATCCGGCAGTGGTCCGCGTTTTCCTGGACATGCCGGACAAGGTCTGGATGGAATTGCGCTCGGAAGTGGACAAGCAGGCTGTGCCTTCTTCCTGA
- a CDS encoding hydantoinase B/oxoprolinase family protein, whose protein sequence is MRDPVELEIFKSLFHSIAEEMGAALRRTAFSPNIKERRDYSCAVFDGQGEVVAMGDHMPVHLGSMPMSVRAAVDQLTLGPGDVAILNDPFCGGTHLPDITLVAPVFLEREKSRAGKVETKRSGPQFYVASRAHHADVGGMYAGSMGSCREIYQEGLRIPPIKLISAGRMQNDVLRLVLSNVRTPEERQGDLNAQIAACHTGATRLRDIAARYGMPSVQRVMDELQEYSEKMMRAFLGKVPHGVYQAEDFLDDDGAGSGPVRIAAKLTFAAAPPGKPLVTVDFTGSAPQVAGSINAVEAIAYSACFYVFRCLLQEDVPAAAGLMRPVRMIAPAGTVVNSRPPAAVAGGNVETSQRIVDVLLRALAQALPDRVPAGSSGTMNNLTIGGMDERTGEPFAYYETIAGGMGARPDRDGVSGVHTHMTNSLNTPAESLEYAYPLRVTRYSLRKSSGGAGKFRGGDGIVREVELLSDAEVTLLADRRSRGPYGLAGGADGAAGRTEAVHLDGRVESLPGKTSVRLKKGERIRIESPGGGGWGK, encoded by the coding sequence ATGCGTGACCCCGTTGAACTGGAAATCTTCAAGAGCCTGTTCCACTCCATTGCGGAAGAGATGGGAGCGGCGCTGCGGCGCACCGCGTTTTCGCCCAACATCAAGGAGCGGCGCGACTACTCCTGCGCGGTCTTTGACGGCCAGGGTGAAGTCGTGGCCATGGGCGACCACATGCCGGTGCATCTGGGGTCTATGCCCATGTCCGTGCGCGCAGCGGTGGACCAGCTCACGCTCGGTCCCGGCGATGTGGCCATCCTGAACGATCCGTTTTGCGGCGGCACGCATCTGCCGGACATAACACTGGTCGCCCCGGTTTTTCTCGAGCGCGAAAAATCCCGCGCCGGCAAGGTAGAAACGAAGAGGTCCGGGCCGCAGTTTTACGTTGCTTCGCGTGCCCACCATGCCGACGTCGGCGGCATGTACGCCGGCTCCATGGGCAGCTGCCGCGAAATTTACCAGGAAGGCCTGCGCATTCCTCCCATCAAGCTGATTTCCGCCGGGCGCATGCAGAACGACGTGCTGCGCCTGGTGTTGAGCAACGTTCGCACGCCGGAAGAGCGCCAGGGTGACCTCAACGCGCAAATCGCCGCCTGCCATACCGGAGCAACGCGCTTGCGCGATATTGCCGCGCGCTACGGCATGCCCAGCGTGCAGCGTGTGATGGATGAATTGCAGGAATATTCTGAGAAGATGATGCGGGCCTTCCTGGGCAAGGTCCCGCACGGCGTTTACCAGGCTGAAGATTTTCTTGACGACGACGGCGCCGGCTCCGGTCCCGTGCGCATCGCCGCCAAGCTGACGTTTGCCGCTGCGCCGCCGGGCAAGCCGCTGGTCACCGTGGATTTCACCGGCAGCGCGCCACAAGTCGCCGGCAGCATCAACGCCGTGGAGGCCATCGCGTACTCGGCGTGCTTTTATGTCTTCCGCTGCCTGCTGCAGGAAGACGTTCCCGCCGCCGCGGGGCTGATGCGTCCCGTGCGCATGATCGCCCCGGCGGGCACGGTGGTAAACTCGCGCCCGCCTGCGGCCGTGGCCGGCGGCAACGTGGAGACTTCGCAACGCATTGTTGACGTTCTTCTGCGCGCGCTGGCCCAGGCCCTTCCTGATCGCGTGCCGGCCGGATCGTCGGGCACCATGAACAACCTCACCATCGGCGGAATGGACGAGCGCACTGGCGAGCCGTTCGCCTACTATGAAACCATCGCCGGCGGCATGGGCGCGCGTCCTGATCGCGACGGCGTCAGCGGCGTGCACACCCACATGACCAACTCGCTCAACACTCCGGCGGAATCGCTGGAATACGCGTATCCGTTGCGGGTGACGCGCTATTCGTTGCGCAAATCAAGCGGTGGAGCAGGGAAGTTTCGCGGCGGGGACGGCATTGTCCGCGAAGTAGAGTTGCTGAGCGACGCCGAAGTGACTCTGCTGGCCGACCGCCGCAGCCGCGGTCCGTACGGTCTTGCGGGCGGCGCCGATGGCGCTGCCGGACGCACCGAAGCCGTCCACCTCGACGGCCGCGTGGAATCTCTGCCCGGCAAAACCAGCGTACGCTTGAAAAAAGGTGAGCGCATTCGCATTGAGTCGCCCGGCGGCGGAGGCTGGGGAAAGTAG
- a CDS encoding LppP/LprE family lipoprotein, with product MNHLARLLVLLAVSSLAAQSLKNEDLGISITNKPQLFVAEILDVKKMDLANRKAVFLNRGRVMERVKLSHGGGTRIYRFDDGFSENTEVKLGWQMPLARELWLAYYEWGWYMASSAHSGAVQVFELREGKVFIIQQIDFDMHHGGHAVGASFDPKRKILTVRSVPFDSPKGRCCPIYINTVTFRWDGQRFVRISAKRAPISKQD from the coding sequence ATGAACCATCTTGCCCGCCTGCTGGTACTCCTAGCTGTATCTTCCCTTGCTGCTCAATCGCTGAAGAATGAAGACCTTGGTATTTCAATTACCAACAAGCCCCAGTTGTTTGTTGCCGAGATTCTTGACGTCAAAAAGATGGATTTGGCGAACAGGAAAGCTGTATTTCTCAATCGCGGAAGAGTCATGGAAAGAGTGAAACTCAGTCATGGCGGCGGCACGAGGATATACCGCTTCGACGATGGATTCTCTGAGAACACCGAAGTGAAGCTTGGCTGGCAGATGCCACTTGCTCGAGAACTCTGGCTGGCGTATTACGAATGGGGATGGTATATGGCAAGTTCGGCGCATTCAGGGGCAGTTCAGGTCTTTGAGCTGCGAGAGGGCAAGGTATTTATCATCCAGCAAATAGATTTTGATATGCATCATGGTGGTCATGCAGTGGGCGCATCCTTCGATCCAAAAAGGAAAATTCTGACCGTGCGGTCCGTCCCATTTGACTCGCCGAAGGGTCGCTGCTGCCCTATCTACATTAACACTGTCACCTTCCGCTGGGACGGACAGCGGTTCGTCCGCATCAGCGCCAAGCGAGCCCCAATTTCCAAACAAGACTAA
- the fabD gene encoding ACP S-malonyltransferase, producing the protein MPNVAFLFPGQGSQAAGMGKELAALYPVAQKTFQEADAALGFSLSQLCFEGPDDRLRMTEITQPAILTVSVAAARVLAEKGITPQFVAGHSLGEYSAHVVAGTLDFADAVRTVRNRGKYMQEAVPAGKGAMAAILAMPIDQLQQVCVDAAQGEVVQPANVNSPDQIVISGAVAAVARAAELAKDRGAKRAIMLEVSAPFHCALMQPAQDRLAKDLHALKFADPKVAVVSNIDAEPKTSGDASRDALIRQVTGTVQWVGCVQKLIALGAKTFVEVGPGKVLTGLMRSIDRAQTAMNVGDEASLAKAINFFASPAQQ; encoded by the coding sequence CTGCCCAACGTCGCTTTCCTCTTTCCTGGACAAGGTTCACAAGCCGCGGGGATGGGGAAGGAACTCGCCGCTCTGTATCCCGTCGCGCAAAAAACTTTTCAAGAAGCCGATGCCGCCCTGGGATTCAGCCTGTCGCAACTGTGCTTTGAAGGCCCTGACGACCGGCTGCGCATGACCGAGATCACCCAGCCGGCCATCTTGACGGTGAGCGTGGCCGCGGCGCGGGTCCTGGCCGAAAAGGGAATTACCCCGCAATTTGTCGCCGGGCACAGCCTGGGCGAATACTCCGCCCACGTAGTTGCCGGGACGCTGGATTTCGCTGACGCCGTGCGCACCGTGCGCAATCGCGGCAAGTACATGCAGGAAGCTGTCCCCGCGGGCAAGGGGGCGATGGCGGCCATCCTGGCCATGCCCATTGACCAGCTCCAGCAAGTCTGCGTGGACGCCGCGCAAGGCGAAGTGGTGCAGCCGGCCAACGTGAACTCGCCCGACCAGATCGTGATCTCCGGCGCAGTCGCGGCCGTGGCCCGTGCCGCCGAACTGGCCAAAGATCGCGGCGCCAAACGGGCCATCATGCTGGAGGTAAGCGCGCCTTTCCATTGCGCGCTCATGCAGCCCGCGCAGGACCGCCTGGCCAAAGACCTGCACGCGCTCAAGTTTGCCGATCCAAAGGTCGCCGTGGTCAGCAACATTGACGCCGAACCCAAGACTTCAGGCGACGCCTCGCGCGACGCTCTCATCCGCCAGGTCACCGGGACTGTCCAGTGGGTGGGCTGTGTGCAGAAGCTGATCGCCCTGGGCGCGAAGACGTTTGTCGAAGTCGGGCCCGGCAAGGTCCTCACCGGGCTGATGCGGTCCATTGACCGCGCGCAAACGGCGATGAACGTGGGCGACGAAGCATCACTCGCCAAAGCGATAAATTTCTTCGCTTCTCCTGCACAACAGTAG
- a CDS encoding carboxypeptidase-like regulatory domain-containing protein produces MNTLLRIHNRPWSSGRCRAALQRFPFVSVAALLLCGLPCVAQQPPAGGQNLTSLEGVVVNALTGKPVPRALVRMFGGVRRAVLTGDQGEFEFEGVPVGHTSLLVQKPGYSQEGTSNFNSAATFEVTAGSGKAVIKLVPECVIAGQVSAADGEPLEGAQLTVLHSEVIAGMRRLLPAGQVHATDEDGNFRVAGLVPGKYYVAVRAANAARRILGAQSGKRKQAYPPVLYYPSALDLEAAALLDLTAAQHMDIRLSLKLEPAYKISGVISGIGDWKQVNNPWLTDRSGQILASAEQFDRATGVFEFQAVPAGNYLLRIGAVRENGQFNWTQRPISVDADVTGLKLALGAATAIPVMVRTEFSSKESLARCTTLSSGECDATPVHVTLYSADSPFAGGGYASDNVPGNPLSRQIANVSPGRYMVQVHSLVGGYVQSVRSGGANLLREDLVVPTEGSVPPIEITLRDDGGTVKVHVNSDQASAKAWALVVSESAPRLSPVLLNVGPGVDREYGGLAPGDYKVFAFDSTDGLEYTNPSVLSRYSSKASRVSIMPKATSSVSADLIHKDEE; encoded by the coding sequence ATGAACACGCTGCTGCGCATCCACAACCGGCCCTGGTCATCTGGCAGATGCCGGGCCGCTTTGCAGAGATTTCCTTTCGTCTCCGTGGCCGCTCTCCTCTTGTGCGGTTTGCCGTGCGTCGCGCAGCAGCCGCCGGCGGGCGGACAGAACTTGACCAGTCTGGAAGGCGTAGTCGTCAACGCGCTCACAGGCAAGCCAGTCCCGCGCGCGCTGGTGCGGATGTTCGGCGGCGTCCGGCGGGCCGTGCTCACCGGCGATCAGGGAGAATTTGAGTTTGAGGGCGTCCCCGTGGGCCATACGTCGCTCCTGGTGCAAAAACCCGGGTACTCCCAGGAAGGGACCAGCAATTTCAACTCGGCGGCAACATTTGAAGTCACCGCTGGTTCCGGCAAAGCCGTCATCAAGCTGGTTCCCGAGTGCGTGATCGCCGGACAAGTCAGCGCCGCCGATGGAGAACCGTTGGAGGGCGCCCAGCTCACGGTCCTGCATTCTGAAGTCATCGCCGGCATGCGCCGCCTGCTGCCTGCCGGCCAGGTCCACGCCACCGATGAAGACGGCAACTTCCGCGTTGCCGGCCTGGTCCCCGGCAAGTATTACGTGGCGGTCCGCGCCGCGAACGCCGCCCGCAGGATCCTGGGAGCACAGTCCGGCAAGCGCAAGCAAGCTTACCCGCCGGTACTTTATTACCCATCTGCTCTGGATCTGGAAGCCGCTGCTCTGCTCGATCTCACCGCGGCGCAGCACATGGACATCCGGCTTTCTCTCAAGCTCGAGCCCGCGTACAAGATTTCCGGCGTCATTTCCGGTATCGGCGACTGGAAGCAGGTAAACAATCCCTGGCTCACTGACCGGTCGGGCCAGATTCTGGCCTCAGCGGAGCAATTTGACCGCGCCACCGGCGTTTTTGAATTCCAGGCGGTCCCCGCCGGTAACTACCTTCTGCGTATTGGGGCGGTGCGTGAGAACGGCCAGTTCAACTGGACGCAACGCCCCATCTCCGTGGACGCCGACGTCACCGGCCTGAAACTGGCCTTGGGCGCCGCCACCGCGATCCCGGTAATGGTGCGCACGGAATTCTCATCCAAGGAATCTTTGGCGCGCTGTACAACTTTGTCCAGCGGCGAGTGCGATGCAACTCCGGTCCACGTGACCCTGTACTCGGCTGACTCCCCCTTTGCCGGTGGGGGCTATGCCAGCGACAACGTCCCCGGCAATCCCTTGAGCCGGCAGATTGCCAACGTCTCACCCGGCAGGTACATGGTCCAGGTCCATTCCTTGGTGGGCGGATACGTGCAATCGGTGCGCAGCGGCGGCGCCAACCTGTTGCGCGAAGACCTGGTGGTGCCGACGGAAGGCAGCGTTCCTCCCATTGAGATCACGTTGCGCGATGACGGCGGCACGGTGAAGGTCCACGTAAATTCTGATCAGGCTTCCGCCAAAGCCTGGGCGCTGGTGGTGTCAGAATCCGCGCCCCGCCTGAGCCCTGTCCTTCTCAACGTGGGGCCCGGCGTTGACCGCGAGTACGGCGGGCTGGCTCCCGGAGACTACAAGGTATTTGCTTTTGATTCCACTGACGGCCTGGAGTACACCAATCCCAGCGTCCTGTCGCGATACAGCTCCAAGGCCTCGCGGGTATCCATCATGCCCAAAGCCACGTCGAGCGTGAGTGCGGATTTGATCCACAAGGACGAGGAGTAG
- the rpmF gene encoding 50S ribosomal protein L32 → MANPKRRHSQTRTSTRRAHDHLTAVTVSECPNCHERKLPHRVCPKCGYYKGREVVEVKETK, encoded by the coding sequence ATGGCAAATCCTAAACGGCGGCACTCGCAAACGCGCACCTCGACGCGCCGCGCTCACGATCATCTGACGGCGGTGACGGTTTCCGAATGCCCCAACTGTCACGAACGCAAGCTGCCCCATCGCGTATGTCCTAAGTGTGGATATTACAAGGGCCGCGAAGTAGTGGAAGTCAAGGAAACCAAGTAA